From a single Ciconia boyciana chromosome 6, ASM3463844v1, whole genome shotgun sequence genomic region:
- the CAPN3 gene encoding calpain-3 isoform X1 codes for MHGTKHHLQKDFFLYNASKARSKTYINMREISERFRLPPSEYVVIPSTYEPHQEGEFILRVFSEKRSLSEEVENMIEADRPSKKKKGKRPSAKAREGSEEEKQFRNIFRQIAGDDMEINAEELRNVLNNVVKKHKDLKTEGFELESCRSMIALMDTDGSGKINFDEFRHLWDKIKSWQKIFKRYDTDHSGTINSYEMRNAVKDAGFRLNNQLYDIITMRYADKNMNIDFDSFICCFVRLDAMFRAFHAFDKDGDGIIKLNVLEWLQLTMYA; via the exons ATGCATGGTACTAAGCACCACttgcaaaaggattttttcctctaCAATGCTTCGAAAGCTAGAAGTAAGACCTACATAAACATGCGAGAAATCTCTGAGCGCTTCCGGCTACCTCCCAGTGAGTATGTTGTCATCCCATCGACATACGAACCCCACCAGGAGGGAGAATTCATCCTGAGGGTCTTCTCAGAGAAAAGAAGTCTTTCAGA GGAGGTTGAAAACATGATTGAGGCAGACCGTCCATCG aagaagaaaaagggcaaG CGTCCTTCAGCAAAAGCTCGTGAGGGgagtgaagaggaaaaacagttcaGGAATATTTTCCGACAAATTGCAGGGGAT GACATGGAGATCAATGCTGAAGAACTCAGGAATGTTCTCAACAACGTTGTAAAAAAAC ATAAGGACCTAAAGACAGAAGGATTTGAACTGGAATCCTGCCGCAGCATGATTGCTTTAATGGAT ACAGATGGCTCAGGGAAGATAAACTTCGATGAGTTTCGACATCTTTGGGACAAGATTAAAAGCTGGCAG aaaattttCAAGCGTTATGACACGGATCATTCGGGAACCATTAACAGCTATGAGATGCGCAATGCAGTCAAGGATGCAG GGTTTCGGCTGAACAACCAGCTCTACGACATCATCACCATGCGCTACGCCGACAAGAACATGAACATCGACTTTGACAGCTTCATCTGCTGCTTCGTGCGCCTGGACGCCATGTTCA GGGCATTCCACGCCTTTGATAAAGATGGAGACGGCATCATTAAGCTCAATGTCCTGGAG TGGCTGCAGCTCACGATGTACGCGTAA
- the CAPN3 gene encoding calpain-3 isoform X2: MHGTKHHLQKDFFLYNASKARSKTYINMREISERFRLPPSEYVVIPSTYEPHQEGEFILRVFSEKRSLSEEVENMIEADRPSRPSAKAREGSEEEKQFRNIFRQIAGDDMEINAEELRNVLNNVVKKHKDLKTEGFELESCRSMIALMDTDGSGKINFDEFRHLWDKIKSWQKIFKRYDTDHSGTINSYEMRNAVKDAGFRLNNQLYDIITMRYADKNMNIDFDSFICCFVRLDAMFRAFHAFDKDGDGIIKLNVLEWLQLTMYA; the protein is encoded by the exons ATGCATGGTACTAAGCACCACttgcaaaaggattttttcctctaCAATGCTTCGAAAGCTAGAAGTAAGACCTACATAAACATGCGAGAAATCTCTGAGCGCTTCCGGCTACCTCCCAGTGAGTATGTTGTCATCCCATCGACATACGAACCCCACCAGGAGGGAGAATTCATCCTGAGGGTCTTCTCAGAGAAAAGAAGTCTTTCAGA GGAGGTTGAAAACATGATTGAGGCAGACCGTCCATCG CGTCCTTCAGCAAAAGCTCGTGAGGGgagtgaagaggaaaaacagttcaGGAATATTTTCCGACAAATTGCAGGGGAT GACATGGAGATCAATGCTGAAGAACTCAGGAATGTTCTCAACAACGTTGTAAAAAAAC ATAAGGACCTAAAGACAGAAGGATTTGAACTGGAATCCTGCCGCAGCATGATTGCTTTAATGGAT ACAGATGGCTCAGGGAAGATAAACTTCGATGAGTTTCGACATCTTTGGGACAAGATTAAAAGCTGGCAG aaaattttCAAGCGTTATGACACGGATCATTCGGGAACCATTAACAGCTATGAGATGCGCAATGCAGTCAAGGATGCAG GGTTTCGGCTGAACAACCAGCTCTACGACATCATCACCATGCGCTACGCCGACAAGAACATGAACATCGACTTTGACAGCTTCATCTGCTGCTTCGTGCGCCTGGACGCCATGTTCA GGGCATTCCACGCCTTTGATAAAGATGGAGACGGCATCATTAAGCTCAATGTCCTGGAG TGGCTGCAGCTCACGATGTACGCGTAA